Proteins from one Acidimicrobiia bacterium genomic window:
- a CDS encoding DUF885 domain-containing protein, with amino-acid sequence MTTTVNEISDAFVDRFAALDPVTATFEGIPGHDTELTDYSPDGAEERRLHAQSVLRDLDAAPLGNDLDRIAAEVLRHHLVATIDLAAAGEDLRALRVIGSPVSEVRICFDLMPRETVTDWETIAARAAAVPHSLDTLIASLREGMNRNLVAAQRQVLACARQADTWGGLDDSHTAFFLGLVEEYDTARIDDPALRARLDDVATRATAAYAALGRFLVGEYLPAASEHDAVGAERYALWARVFNGTELDLPETYEWGWEELTRIEHAMRTAAERILPGEPLPAVIEHLENDPTRMIEGEDALREWLQELIDRTIAELGGVHFDIPDAIMRCEAMIAPPGGAAAMYYTGPSEDFARPGRTWYPTLGRTRFPLWGEVSTCYHEAVPGHHLQIGMMRYLADRLNRFQRTLASNSGHAEGWALYAERLMGELGYLDDAAFELGMLRAQAMRAVRVIVDIGLHLELPIPATESFHSGERWTPDLALPFVIERSHFDEEFMTSEVDRYLGWPGQAISYKVGERVWLECRDEAKRRATHGFDLKTFHSRALELGPMGLDQLRQELGRL; translated from the coding sequence ATGACCACCACCGTCAACGAGATCTCGGACGCCTTCGTCGATCGCTTCGCCGCGCTCGACCCCGTGACCGCGACCTTCGAAGGCATCCCCGGACACGACACCGAGCTCACCGACTACTCCCCCGACGGCGCCGAGGAACGTCGGTTGCACGCGCAGAGCGTGCTCCGGGATCTCGATGCGGCTCCCCTCGGCAACGACCTCGATCGCATCGCGGCCGAGGTGCTGCGCCACCACCTCGTGGCAACGATCGATCTCGCCGCGGCCGGCGAGGACCTCCGGGCCTTGCGGGTCATCGGGAGCCCGGTGTCCGAAGTACGAATCTGCTTCGACCTGATGCCGCGCGAGACCGTCACCGATTGGGAAACGATCGCGGCGCGTGCGGCCGCCGTTCCACATTCTCTCGACACGCTCATCGCGTCGCTGCGCGAGGGCATGAACCGGAACCTGGTGGCCGCACAACGTCAGGTCCTGGCGTGTGCTCGTCAGGCCGACACCTGGGGCGGACTCGACGACTCGCACACGGCGTTCTTCCTGGGGCTGGTCGAGGAGTACGACACGGCCAGGATCGACGACCCAGCCCTGCGCGCCCGGCTCGACGACGTGGCCACCCGAGCCACCGCCGCGTATGCCGCGCTCGGGCGTTTCCTGGTGGGCGAGTACCTCCCGGCCGCGTCGGAACACGACGCGGTCGGCGCCGAGCGCTACGCGCTCTGGGCAAGGGTGTTCAACGGCACCGAGCTCGACCTGCCCGAGACGTACGAATGGGGCTGGGAGGAGCTGACGCGCATCGAACACGCGATGCGCACCGCTGCTGAACGCATCCTTCCCGGCGAGCCGTTGCCGGCGGTCATCGAGCACCTCGAGAACGATCCGACGCGCATGATCGAGGGTGAAGACGCGTTGCGCGAATGGCTGCAAGAGCTGATCGACCGCACGATCGCGGAGCTCGGCGGCGTGCACTTCGACATCCCCGACGCGATCATGCGTTGCGAGGCGATGATCGCTCCGCCGGGTGGTGCGGCGGCGATGTACTACACCGGACCGTCGGAAGACTTCGCGCGCCCCGGACGCACGTGGTACCCGACGCTCGGGCGCACCCGCTTCCCGCTCTGGGGCGAGGTGTCCACCTGTTACCACGAGGCGGTGCCGGGTCATCACCTCCAGATCGGGATGATGCGCTACTTGGCCGATCGCCTGAACCGGTTCCAACGCACGCTCGCGTCGAACTCGGGTCACGCCGAAGGGTGGGCGCTGTACGCCGAGCGACTCATGGGTGAGCTCGGCTACCTCGACGACGCGGCGTTCGAGCTCGGCATGCTGCGCGCCCAGGCCATGCGCGCGGTGCGCGTGATCGTGGACATCGGCTTGCACCTCGAGCTCCCGATCCCTGCCACTGAGAGCTTTCACTCCGGCGAGCGCTGGACCCCCGATCTCGCGCTGCCGTTCGTGATCGAACGCAGCCACTTCGACGAGGAGTTCATGACCAGCGAAGTGGACCGGTACCTCGGGTGGCCTGGACAAGCCATCTCGTACAAGGTGGGCGAGCGGGTGTGGCTCGAGTGCCGCGACGAAGCGAAGCGCAGGGCGACACACGGCTTCGACCTCAAGACATTCCACTCACGGGCGCTCGAGCTGGGCCCGATGGGTCTCGACCAGCTCCGCCAGGAGCTCGGCCGCCTCTAG
- a CDS encoding SDR family oxidoreductase gives MTNLAGAHVLITGGSSGIGLATADHALKRGARVSLVARDAERLATAEDALEAGIGDATRVAAEPADVTDPDAFESALSLLSAQFGPVDVLITSAGGARPGHFEELPASVFEEQMALNYFGTLHPIRAVVPSMIEHGRGHLLLVSSSAGIVGVYGYAAYSPAKFAVRGLAETLRSELKPFGIVVACAYPPDTDTPGLAREGETKPAATASISATIKVRSADKVAKGIVSGIERNRLVITFDSSTALLARVGGLVGPVVRATMDRHVRRANRRRSTTQE, from the coding sequence GTGACCAACCTTGCCGGCGCGCATGTCCTGATCACCGGGGGTTCGAGCGGCATCGGTCTCGCCACGGCGGATCACGCGCTCAAGCGCGGTGCGCGGGTGTCGCTCGTGGCCCGGGACGCCGAGCGCCTGGCAACGGCTGAGGACGCGCTTGAGGCTGGGATCGGTGACGCGACCCGGGTGGCCGCCGAGCCGGCTGACGTGACCGATCCGGACGCGTTCGAGTCGGCGTTGTCGTTGTTGTCGGCTCAGTTCGGCCCGGTCGACGTGCTCATCACGAGTGCCGGCGGGGCGCGCCCCGGCCACTTCGAAGAGCTGCCGGCGAGCGTGTTCGAAGAGCAGATGGCGCTCAACTACTTCGGCACTCTTCATCCCATCCGCGCGGTCGTACCGTCGATGATCGAGCACGGGCGCGGTCATCTGCTCCTCGTGTCATCGAGCGCTGGCATCGTCGGCGTGTACGGGTACGCGGCGTATTCGCCAGCGAAGTTCGCGGTCCGGGGGCTTGCCGAGACCCTTCGGTCAGAGCTCAAGCCATTCGGCATCGTCGTTGCCTGTGCGTATCCACCCGACACCGACACGCCGGGACTTGCGCGAGAGGGTGAGACGAAGCCCGCGGCAACTGCCAGCATCTCGGCCACGATCAAGGTGCGCTCCGCCGACAAGGTGGCCAAGGGCATCGTGTCGGGCATCGAGCGGAACCGGCTCGTCATCACGTTCGACTCGTCGACCGCCTTGCTCGCCCGGGTCGGCGGGCTCGTGGGCCCAGTTGTCCGGGCAACCATGGATCGACATGTCCGGCGTGCGAATCGAAGGCGCTCGACCACCCAGGAGTAG
- a CDS encoding M3 family oligoendopeptidase, whose protein sequence is MTSISSADLDHTAAAVAWNLEDLVDDRGDAGVDALLDEAAALADELADRCRGRLAELDAVGLAELMLGVGAVAELLGKAGSYAGLKFSVDTTDPALGALMARTEERATAISNELLFVELEWAALPDEHVEPLLVAPELEFCRYHLAAARRYRPHLLTEPEERLLNDKAVTGRNAWGRLFNELISTIDLDIDGEAVGLEEGLSRLMSPDRAVRRAAADGVSAGLAPGLRTRAFVFNTLLADKSTDDRIRHYPNWLASRNLDNQASDESVQALVEAVVHRYDIPQRWYALKAQLLGLHRLADYDRNASVGDAEATFAWSHAQELVLDAYGSFSPEIASIVRRFFDDDWIDAPVRPGKRPGAFCAYTVPSHHPYLLLNWTARRRDVLTLAHELGHGVHAYLARDQGVFHQATPLTLAETASVFGETVTFGRLLAETTDPSERLALVAESLEGQIATVFRQTAMNQFEDRVHTERRERGELSTDRFGELWYETQTEMLGDAVEITDGYRSWWSYVPHFIGTPGYVYAYAYGQLLALSVYRQYEERGAEFVPAYLDLLSRGGSAPPEELGKVVGVDLTDPSFWDGGLEIIEEQLDAAEGAAQAAGRL, encoded by the coding sequence ATGACGAGCATCAGCAGCGCCGATCTCGACCACACGGCAGCCGCCGTGGCGTGGAACCTCGAGGACCTCGTCGATGACCGTGGCGACGCCGGCGTCGACGCGCTTCTCGACGAGGCAGCGGCTCTCGCCGACGAGCTGGCCGATCGTTGCCGCGGTCGACTCGCCGAGCTCGACGCGGTGGGCCTGGCCGAGCTGATGCTCGGGGTGGGTGCGGTCGCGGAACTGCTGGGCAAGGCCGGCTCGTACGCAGGACTGAAGTTCTCCGTCGATACGACCGACCCTGCTCTGGGGGCGCTGATGGCGCGCACCGAGGAGCGCGCAACCGCGATCTCCAACGAGCTCCTCTTTGTGGAGCTCGAGTGGGCTGCGTTGCCCGACGAGCACGTCGAGCCGTTGCTCGTTGCTCCCGAGCTCGAGTTCTGCCGGTACCACCTTGCGGCGGCGCGTCGTTATCGCCCGCACCTGCTCACCGAGCCCGAAGAGCGCCTTCTCAACGACAAGGCGGTCACGGGCCGGAATGCGTGGGGGCGGCTGTTCAACGAGCTCATTTCGACGATCGATCTGGACATCGACGGCGAAGCGGTCGGGCTCGAAGAAGGCTTGTCGCGACTCATGTCGCCCGACCGCGCCGTTCGGCGTGCCGCGGCCGACGGTGTGAGCGCCGGGCTGGCGCCGGGGCTGCGGACCCGCGCGTTCGTGTTCAACACGCTGCTGGCCGACAAGTCGACCGATGACCGGATCCGCCACTATCCGAACTGGCTCGCGAGCCGCAATCTCGACAACCAAGCGAGTGACGAGTCGGTGCAGGCACTGGTAGAGGCCGTCGTGCACCGCTACGACATCCCGCAGCGCTGGTACGCGCTCAAGGCGCAGCTGCTCGGCCTCCATCGTCTGGCCGACTACGACCGCAACGCGTCGGTGGGCGACGCCGAGGCCACATTCGCGTGGTCCCATGCTCAGGAGCTCGTGCTCGACGCCTACGGATCCTTCTCTCCCGAGATCGCCAGCATCGTGCGCAGGTTCTTCGACGACGACTGGATCGACGCTCCGGTGCGCCCAGGAAAGCGACCGGGCGCGTTCTGCGCGTACACCGTTCCGTCGCATCATCCCTACCTCTTGCTCAACTGGACGGCGCGCCGGCGCGACGTGCTCACGCTCGCGCACGAGCTGGGCCATGGGGTGCACGCATACCTCGCCCGCGATCAAGGCGTGTTCCACCAGGCGACACCACTCACACTTGCCGAGACTGCGTCGGTGTTCGGAGAGACGGTCACGTTCGGTCGGCTCCTCGCCGAGACCACCGATCCGTCCGAGCGACTTGCACTCGTCGCCGAGAGCCTCGAGGGTCAGATCGCCACGGTCTTCCGCCAGACCGCGATGAACCAGTTCGAGGATCGCGTGCACACCGAGCGGCGGGAGCGCGGCGAGCTGAGCACCGACCGCTTCGGCGAGCTGTGGTACGAGACCCAGACCGAGATGCTGGGCGACGCGGTCGAGATCACCGACGGTTACCGCTCGTGGTGGTCCTATGTGCCGCACTTCATCGGCACGCCTGGCTACGTCTACGCGTATGCGTATGGGCAGCTCTTGGCGCTGAGCGTGTACCGCCAGTACGAGGAGCGCGGCGCCGAGTTCGTCCCTGCGTACCTCGACCTGTTGTCGCGCGGGGGCTCGGCGCCGCCCGAGGAGCTGGGCAAGGTCGTCGGCGTCGATCTCACCGATCCGTCCTTCTGGGACGGCGGCCTCGAGATCATCGAGGAGCAGCTCGACGCGGCGGAAGGCGCGGCGCAGGCGGCCGGGCGGCTCTAG
- a CDS encoding UvrD-helicase domain-containing protein, giving the protein MPLSHPELASEQLYVDAAYVRLDAMRDAARRVAEGFADMGAGGTHQARLERDAAFDVTRRRLAALDIGDAPLCFGRVDLASNGSVPAEPAQPNGDSAGESTYYVGRLSVTDDEQVPLVVDWRAPVAEPFYRATAIEPMGVARRRHFLTKPGLGRELVGLDDEVFDRDAVEASGMTVIGEGALLVALERSRTGRMTDIVATIQAEQDQAIRAGLPGVLVVAGGAGTGKTAVALHRAAYLLYTYRRQLASQGVLLVGPSTIFLRYIDQVLPSLGEEDVQLATPAGLKPAYRVGAQDAPAVAVVKSDVRMVTVVARALRDREHPLASDLVVTVDGIRLRLRRGASARIVERASRQRGTHNEKRPRVARAVIDQLSEQYRRALGPAAPDDPEWDHELHDRLRRLPEVRAALERMWPVLTGGELIHDLFSFPALIHSAADGVLSRDEQEGLHRPRSESVREVAWTDADLALVDEADALLGSPEAARPRRRARRRGSDDAANRVVAELGVGGFITGAEVARRYGSDEPTAKPDDDDPRTFGHVLVDEAQDLSPMQWRMLARRCPTGSMTVVGDFGQSSRAGAATSWDAVLEILPQRAPSHMVTLTVNYRTPAEVMEVAHRVLAAGAPEVAPTRAVRRTGESPQFERVDPGALVEVAARAARSVIGEGTVAIVAPPDVHSALVDALADIGAVADSVEALDAAVAVLTPVDAKGLEFDHVVVVEPARLVPPDAPGLRMLYVALTRATRRLFVVHSEPLPESLAATSTIGGAPVAAS; this is encoded by the coding sequence TTGCCGTTGTCTCACCCCGAGCTGGCGTCCGAACAGCTCTATGTCGACGCCGCCTACGTCCGACTCGACGCCATGCGCGACGCCGCCCGGCGCGTCGCCGAGGGCTTTGCCGACATGGGCGCGGGCGGCACGCATCAAGCCCGCCTCGAGCGGGATGCCGCCTTCGACGTGACGCGGCGCCGACTCGCGGCGCTCGACATCGGCGATGCCCCGCTGTGCTTCGGGCGCGTCGATCTCGCATCCAACGGGTCCGTCCCCGCCGAGCCGGCCCAGCCGAACGGCGACTCGGCTGGCGAGTCCACGTACTACGTGGGACGGCTGTCGGTGACCGACGACGAGCAGGTGCCGCTCGTCGTCGACTGGCGGGCGCCGGTCGCCGAGCCCTTCTACCGGGCCACGGCGATCGAGCCGATGGGGGTGGCCCGCCGCCGCCACTTCCTGACCAAGCCGGGACTCGGGCGCGAGCTCGTCGGCCTCGACGACGAGGTGTTCGATCGCGACGCCGTCGAAGCGTCGGGGATGACCGTGATCGGCGAGGGGGCGCTGCTCGTCGCACTCGAGCGGTCGCGCACGGGCCGAATGACCGACATCGTCGCGACCATCCAGGCGGAGCAGGATCAAGCGATCCGCGCCGGTCTCCCTGGCGTGCTCGTGGTGGCCGGCGGGGCGGGCACCGGCAAGACCGCGGTGGCCCTGCACCGCGCCGCCTACCTCCTCTATACGTACCGCCGGCAGCTCGCGTCCCAGGGTGTGCTGCTCGTCGGACCCAGCACAATCTTCCTGCGCTACATCGACCAGGTCCTGCCGTCTCTCGGCGAGGAAGATGTGCAGCTCGCCACGCCGGCGGGCCTCAAGCCGGCGTACCGGGTCGGTGCGCAGGACGCGCCGGCGGTGGCCGTCGTGAAGAGCGACGTTCGCATGGTCACGGTGGTTGCTCGCGCGCTCCGAGACCGCGAGCACCCGCTGGCGAGCGATCTGGTGGTCACGGTCGACGGCATCCGCCTCCGCCTACGCCGAGGGGCGTCGGCGCGCATCGTCGAGCGTGCCAGCCGTCAACGCGGTACGCACAACGAGAAGCGCCCGCGGGTCGCACGCGCGGTGATCGATCAGCTGAGCGAGCAGTACCGGCGCGCGCTCGGTCCGGCCGCGCCCGACGATCCCGAATGGGATCACGAGCTCCACGATCGATTGCGCCGACTCCCGGAAGTGCGCGCCGCGCTCGAGCGGATGTGGCCCGTGCTCACGGGTGGCGAGCTGATCCACGACCTGTTCTCGTTCCCGGCGCTGATTCACTCCGCGGCCGACGGTGTGCTGTCGCGCGACGAACAGGAAGGCCTCCACCGGCCCCGTTCCGAGAGCGTGCGCGAGGTGGCCTGGACCGACGCCGATCTCGCGCTCGTCGACGAAGCCGACGCGCTGCTCGGTTCGCCGGAGGCGGCGCGGCCGCGACGACGCGCCCGACGCCGCGGGAGCGACGACGCGGCCAACCGGGTCGTCGCCGAGCTGGGAGTCGGTGGCTTCATCACCGGTGCTGAGGTCGCGCGCCGCTACGGCAGCGACGAGCCAACGGCCAAGCCCGACGATGACGACCCGCGTACGTTCGGCCACGTGCTCGTCGACGAGGCCCAAGACCTCTCGCCGATGCAATGGCGCATGCTCGCCCGCCGCTGCCCGACCGGTTCCATGACCGTGGTCGGCGACTTCGGCCAGTCCAGCCGCGCTGGCGCGGCGACGAGTTGGGACGCCGTGCTCGAGATCCTGCCCCAGCGCGCACCGTCCCACATGGTCACACTCACGGTGAACTACCGCACACCAGCGGAAGTCATGGAAGTCGCGCACCGGGTGCTGGCCGCGGGTGCTCCCGAGGTCGCGCCCACACGAGCCGTCCGGCGAACCGGGGAGTCGCCGCAGTTCGAGCGGGTCGATCCCGGTGCACTGGTCGAGGTGGCCGCACGCGCCGCGCGTTCGGTCATCGGCGAGGGCACGGTGGCGATCGTGGCGCCGCCCGACGTGCACTCCGCATTGGTCGACGCGCTCGCCGATATCGGGGCGGTCGCCGACTCGGTGGAGGCGCTGGATGCCGCCGTTGCCGTGCTCACGCCGGTGGACGCCAAGGGCCTGGAGTTCGACCACGTGGTGGTCGTCGAGCCGGCGCGCCTCGTTCCGCCCGACGCGCCCGGGCTCCGGATGCTCTACGTCGCGCTCACGCGAGCGACGCGGCGATTGTTCGTGGTTCACTCGGAACCGCTGCCGGAGTCGCTCGCGGCGACCTCGACAATCGGCGGCGCGCCGGTCGCGGCGTCGTAG